A single genomic interval of Candidatus Thermokryptus mobilis harbors:
- a CDS encoding type II CAAX endopeptidase family protein, which produces MEENTERRNSLRSSPITMTFIALGTVFVLYQFFGSGLTFLLFGGLNERNAQGFRLMTMLSQFLFIFVPTLFFARWQEVGFKEIFKLKAPNLLEILIVIVGTLSLQSIAQIYLYIQESIIPIDKLSPIFETLRKMMERTYSILISAKSPLEFAYVALVVALTPAICEEFLFRGLVQYNLSKATNHKLGFIITGVIFAMYHANPFSFIPLIALGIYFGYLVYKSGSIFLAMLAHFVNNFTAAYSYFKFGREGLVLTSGSMLFMTAFFSMAIFIASIYALEILNQNKTQS; this is translated from the coding sequence ATGGAAGAAAATACGGAGAGAAGAAATTCCTTAAGGTCATCGCCAATAACTATGACATTTATAGCTCTTGGGACGGTGTTCGTCCTATATCAATTTTTCGGCTCTGGGTTGACATTTCTTTTGTTCGGTGGATTGAACGAAAGAAACGCTCAAGGGTTTCGCCTTATGACGATGCTATCCCAATTTCTTTTTATTTTTGTCCCGACATTGTTTTTCGCACGATGGCAGGAAGTTGGATTCAAAGAAATTTTTAAATTAAAAGCGCCGAATTTACTTGAGATCCTCATTGTAATTGTTGGAACGCTATCGCTTCAGAGCATCGCCCAGATTTACCTCTATATTCAAGAGTCAATTATTCCGATTGATAAATTATCCCCTATATTTGAAACCCTCCGTAAAATGATGGAACGAACATATTCAATTTTAATATCTGCAAAATCACCGCTTGAATTTGCCTATGTTGCTCTTGTCGTAGCTCTCACACCAGCAATTTGTGAAGAATTTCTATTCAGGGGTCTTGTTCAATACAATCTGTCAAAAGCGACAAACCATAAACTCGGCTTTATAATAACCGGTGTGATTTTCGCAATGTATCACGCAAATCCATTTAGCTTTATACCATTGATAGCGCTTGGGATTTACTTTGGCTACCTCGTTTATAAATCTGGAAGCATATTTCTCGCAATGCTTGCTCATTTCGTAAATAATTTCACCGCTGCTTATTCATATTTCAAATTCGGTCGTGAAGGTCTCGTCTTAACCTCGGGCTCTATGCTTTTTATGACAGCTTTCTTTTCAATGGCAATTTTTATCGCATCAATCTATGCGCTTGAAATTCTAAACCAAAACAAAACCCAATCTTAA
- the serA gene encoding phosphoglycerate dehydrogenase, giving the protein MKILITDPIEESCVNILKGEGFEVDLKPGIPRDEIKRIINDYVALIVRSGTKITADIINEARNLKIIGRAGVGVDNIDVEAATRRGIIVMNTPGGNTISTAEHTMSLILALARNIPQANDDLKAGNWERKKFMGVELYGKTIGIIGLGRIGREVALRCKAFGMNVIGYDPVLSSEVALKFGVELVSNLDEIYRRSDFITVHVPLNDETRGMIGREELAKCKRGVRIINCARGGIIDEMALLEAIESGQVAGAALDVFSEEPPPKDHPLIKHPKVIVTPHLGAATEEAQEKVAIQIAHQIADALKGRAIVGAVNAEILQLAMNEEIKPYLLLAEKIGLLHAQLLKGKLLSIRASFTGDVLKNSSQILISAFLKGLLNYLMSEPINYINAPVLAKEMGLNISEKTGESWGNYTYLLNFEVKTDKETRSISGTCFGNSDVRIVGMDEFHFEFKPEGILLVYSNIDRPGMLAAVSSILARSNINIAGLSLGRYGVGQKALTVMSVDSEIPQEVLKEISSVDGIFDVRVVKL; this is encoded by the coding sequence ATGAAGATTTTGATAACAGATCCAATTGAGGAAAGTTGTGTTAACATTTTAAAAGGTGAAGGTTTTGAAGTTGACCTTAAGCCAGGGATTCCGCGTGATGAGATAAAGCGGATAATAAACGATTATGTGGCTTTGATTGTAAGAAGCGGGACTAAGATTACGGCTGACATAATCAATGAGGCAAGGAATTTGAAGATAATCGGACGAGCTGGGGTTGGGGTTGATAACATTGATGTTGAAGCAGCTACGAGGCGGGGGATAATCGTTATGAACACACCGGGTGGAAATACGATTTCAACCGCTGAGCATACTATGAGTTTAATTCTTGCGCTTGCTAGAAACATACCGCAGGCGAATGATGACCTTAAGGCAGGGAATTGGGAAAGAAAGAAGTTTATGGGGGTTGAGCTATATGGTAAAACGATCGGTATAATTGGGCTTGGGCGGATAGGTCGCGAGGTTGCACTCAGGTGTAAGGCATTTGGGATGAATGTAATAGGATATGACCCTGTTTTATCCTCGGAGGTTGCGTTAAAGTTTGGGGTTGAGCTTGTTTCAAATCTTGATGAGATTTACAGGCGGAGCGATTTTATAACTGTTCATGTGCCTTTGAATGATGAGACAAGGGGAATGATTGGGCGTGAAGAGCTTGCAAAGTGTAAAAGGGGGGTTAGGATTATAAATTGTGCCAGGGGAGGGATAATTGATGAGATGGCTCTTCTTGAGGCGATAGAATCGGGTCAGGTTGCTGGTGCTGCGCTTGATGTTTTTTCCGAGGAGCCACCGCCCAAGGACCATCCCTTGATAAAGCATCCAAAGGTTATAGTAACTCCGCATCTTGGAGCAGCTACTGAAGAGGCGCAGGAGAAGGTTGCAATTCAGATAGCGCATCAAATTGCGGATGCTTTAAAAGGTCGTGCTATTGTTGGGGCTGTGAATGCGGAAATTTTGCAACTTGCTATGAATGAAGAGATAAAACCATATCTTTTGCTTGCAGAGAAGATCGGGCTTTTGCATGCGCAACTTTTAAAGGGTAAACTTTTAAGTATCAGGGCTTCATTTACAGGTGATGTCTTGAAAAATTCTTCACAGATTTTGATCTCGGCATTTTTGAAGGGTCTGTTGAATTATTTGATGAGTGAGCCGATAAATTACATAAACGCTCCCGTTTTGGCAAAGGAAATGGGGCTTAACATAAGTGAGAAGACCGGGGAGAGCTGGGGCAATTACACATATCTTTTAAATTTTGAGGTTAAAACTGACAAGGAAACGAGGTCCATCTCGGGAACTTGTTTCGGAAACAGCGATGTCAGAATTGTTGGAATGGATGAATTTCATTTTGAATTCAAGCCGGAGGGCATTCTACTTGTTTATTCAAACATTGATAGACCCGGGATGCTCGCTGCGGTAAGCTCAATCCTTGCTCGTTCAAATATTAACATTGCAGGTCTTTCTCTCGGTAGATATGGGGTAGGTCAAAAGGCTTTAACGGTCATGAGCGTTGATAGCGAGATACCTCAGGAAGTTTTGAAGGAGATATCATCCGTTGATGGGATTTTTGATGTCAGGGTCGTCAAGTTGTAA
- a CDS encoding DUF3108 domain-containing protein — protein sequence MYSFFIIFTILNFFTQEIKIFESRKIEHNAFKVGERLLYDVKYKFIKVGEAEVSIPEIIEYNGRKCYKAVFRVWSLPFFSIFYKVDDRYETYIDVEGIYPWRFEQRIREGNYKHDFFAEFDHINLLAKTSEGIYPIPRYAQDVFSAFYYARTQDYSDKRVGERVKLENFYKNRTYPLEIKYLGKQTVKVKAGTFNCVVVEPLIVEGGLFKAKGRFLLWITDDDKKIPVKMNAEIPIGSIDGELREFYGIEKINAKID from the coding sequence ATGTATAGCTTTTTCATAATTTTCACCATTTTGAACTTTTTCACGCAGGAGATAAAAATATTTGAAAGCAGAAAAATTGAACATAACGCTTTTAAAGTCGGCGAAAGATTGCTTTACGATGTGAAATATAAATTCATCAAAGTTGGCGAAGCAGAGGTTTCAATCCCAGAGATAATTGAATATAACGGGCGAAAATGTTACAAAGCTGTTTTTCGCGTCTGGTCCTTGCCTTTCTTCTCTATCTTCTATAAGGTTGACGATAGATATGAAACATATATTGATGTTGAGGGAATTTATCCGTGGAGATTTGAACAAAGGATAAGGGAAGGGAACTATAAACATGATTTCTTCGCCGAGTTTGACCATATAAATCTTTTAGCCAAAACATCAGAGGGAATTTATCCAATCCCGCGATATGCTCAAGATGTCTTCTCTGCTTTCTACTACGCAAGAACACAAGATTACTCGGATAAAAGAGTTGGAGAAAGGGTTAAACTTGAAAACTTCTACAAGAACAGAACTTATCCGCTTGAAATAAAATACCTTGGAAAGCAAACCGTAAAGGTCAAAGCTGGAACATTCAATTGCGTTGTAGTTGAACCGTTGATAGTTGAAGGTGGGTTATTTAAAGCGAAGGGGAGATTTCTGCTTTGGATTACAGACGATGATAAAAAAATTCCGGTGAAGATGAACGCCGAAATCCCAATCGGTAGCATTGATGGCGAACTAAGGGAGTTTTACGGAATTGAAAAGATAAACGCAAAAATTGATTGA
- a CDS encoding glycosyltransferase family 9 protein: MKEFSNILVCRTDKIGDLVLTLPVANALRDNFPNANITFLVSKYASEIVQGHKAINDVMIYEPEISVFELAKEIRKRKFDLAIVVFPVFKIALALWIARVPIRVGTGYRIYSLLFNERVYEHRKYAQKHEVEYNLNLIKKIGAEVKEIEFDLFIPDSAFEKVKNILSKHGLSEKNFIIVHPGSKGSARDLKPERFKELVKILSQEGFKIVLTGSDKEKELTSFVAGDFKNVYNFSGLFNLKELSALIKLSSLFISNSTGPLHIASAIGTPVIGFYPPIKVMSPKRWGPYTSEKLIFTPSLPFECQKCIGEKCKFFDCMDLINLNEVAKSIKEKLSVNV; encoded by the coding sequence ATGAAAGAATTTTCAAATATACTTGTTTGCAGAACGGATAAAATTGGGGATTTGGTTTTGACCTTGCCCGTCGCAAATGCCTTGAGGGATAATTTCCCAAATGCAAATATAACTTTCCTCGTCAGCAAATACGCAAGTGAAATCGTTCAAGGTCACAAAGCAATTAACGATGTCATGATTTATGAACCTGAAATTAGCGTTTTTGAACTTGCGAAGGAGATAAGAAAAAGAAAGTTTGACCTTGCGATAGTAGTTTTCCCCGTCTTCAAAATCGCACTTGCACTTTGGATTGCTCGCGTGCCCATTAGGGTCGGCACAGGATACCGAATTTACTCGCTTCTTTTCAATGAAAGGGTTTACGAACACAGAAAATATGCACAAAAACACGAAGTTGAATATAACTTGAACCTAATAAAGAAAATCGGGGCTGAGGTCAAAGAAATAGAATTTGACCTCTTCATTCCAGATTCAGCTTTTGAAAAGGTCAAAAACATCTTATCCAAACATGGCTTAAGTGAAAAAAACTTCATCATAGTCCACCCCGGAAGCAAGGGTTCGGCGAGAGATTTAAAACCCGAAAGGTTTAAAGAACTCGTCAAAATTTTAAGTCAAGAGGGCTTTAAAATCGTCCTGACAGGTAGTGACAAAGAAAAAGAACTCACAAGCTTTGTGGCTGGCGATTTTAAAAATGTCTACAATTTCTCAGGTCTTTTCAACTTAAAAGAACTTTCAGCTCTGATCAAATTATCTTCGCTTTTTATATCAAACTCAACTGGACCTCTTCATATCGCAAGTGCCATTGGAACCCCAGTCATTGGATTTTATCCACCGATAAAAGTTATGAGCCCAAAGCGATGGGGTCCTTATACAAGCGAAAAACTCATATTCACACCAAGTCTTCCATTTGAATGTCAGAAATGCATCGGAGAAAAATGCAAGTTCTTTGACTGTATGGATTTGATAAATCTAAACGAAGTCGCAAAATCAATAAAAGAAAAACTCAGTGTTAATGTATAG
- a CDS encoding SDR family NAD(P)-dependent oxidoreductase, which translates to MIDLTGRVALITGGSRGIGRATAILFAKANADVAITYLKNDESANQVIKQIKELGREAIAVKGNVGKSEDVKRMVKEVLERFGKIDILVNNAGIWTYGAIGEMSEETWDETMEVNLKSVYLFSNEVVPIMKKQKWGRIINISSTAGQRGEAFHSHYAASKGAIIAFTKSLAVELAKYNILVNCVAPGWVNTDMCAEVFSDPNFVEQVKSTIPLGRIPEPEEIAGPIVFLASELANWITGATISVNGGSVLCY; encoded by the coding sequence ATGATTGATCTAACTGGGCGAGTCGCCTTGATCACAGGCGGTTCAAGAGGAATTGGAAGGGCAACCGCAATTTTATTCGCAAAGGCAAATGCAGATGTAGCGATCACTTATCTAAAAAACGACGAATCAGCAAACCAAGTCATCAAACAAATTAAAGAACTTGGAAGAGAAGCAATAGCTGTGAAAGGAAATGTCGGTAAAAGCGAAGATGTAAAAAGAATGGTCAAAGAAGTCCTTGAACGCTTCGGAAAAATTGATATACTCGTGAACAACGCTGGAATATGGACATACGGCGCTATCGGCGAGATGAGCGAAGAAACTTGGGATGAAACGATGGAAGTGAACTTGAAAAGTGTATATCTGTTTTCAAATGAAGTCGTCCCCATAATGAAAAAACAAAAATGGGGAAGGATTATAAACATCTCCTCAACCGCTGGTCAACGGGGAGAAGCATTTCACTCACATTACGCTGCATCAAAAGGTGCAATAATTGCCTTTACAAAATCACTTGCTGTTGAACTTGCGAAATATAACATACTTGTAAACTGTGTTGCCCCCGGCTGGGTGAACACTGACATGTGCGCTGAGGTCTTCAGCGATCCAAATTTCGTTGAACAAGTAAAAAGCACAATCCCACTAGGAAGAATTCCAGAACCAGAGGAAATCGCAGGACCTATAGTTTTCCTTGCGTCCGAACTCGCAAACTGGATAACTGGAGCAACGATAAGCGTAAATGGTGGCTCAGTCCTTTGTTATTAA
- the ilvN gene encoding acetolactate synthase small subunit: protein MRHTISILVENKFGVLTRIAGLFSAKGYNIESISVGPTEDPSISRMTIVTNGDDDQIEQIIKHLNKLIDILKVVDLTNEPFVERELALIKVKVNPYTRGDVIQISDIFRAKVVDIGPTTLTVEVTGKSDKITAMINMLAPYGIVELARTGAVALKREFKGEVYSSKEIKLIKKKSRQKPTEDTEKG from the coding sequence ATGAGACACACAATATCAATCCTCGTTGAAAACAAATTCGGTGTCCTGACAAGAATTGCTGGTCTTTTTAGTGCAAAAGGATACAACATTGAAAGTATATCCGTTGGACCAACCGAAGACCCGTCAATTTCACGGATGACAATAGTTACAAATGGGGACGACGACCAAATTGAACAGATAATAAAACATCTAAACAAATTGATTGACATACTCAAAGTCGTTGACTTGACAAATGAACCATTCGTTGAAAGGGAACTCGCCCTGATAAAAGTCAAGGTTAATCCATACACGAGAGGCGATGTAATCCAAATCTCTGATATTTTTAGAGCGAAAGTCGTTGATATAGGACCGACCACTTTAACTGTTGAGGTTACTGGGAAAAGTGACAAAATAACCGCAATGATAAATATGCTTGCGCCGTATGGGATTGTTGAACTTGCAAGGACTGGAGCTGTTGCCCTGAAGCGGGAATTTAAAGGTGAAGTTTACAGCTCAAAGGAGATAAAATTGATAAAGAAAAAATCACGCCAAAAGCCAACTGAGGACACCGAAAAAGGTTAG
- a CDS encoding pyridoxal-phosphate-dependent aminotransferase family protein → MKKRLFTPGPTPIPEEVSLALAQPIIHHRNPEFIEIFSRVNENLKYLFQTKQDVYTLTSSGTGAMEAAVANLLSSGDKAIFVNGGKFGERWGEICRAYGVEAIEIKIEWGRAVTPEEIETELKRNPDVKAVFLTHSETSTGVFTDVKEIAKIVSENSNAVTVVDGITSVGAHELYMDEWGLDVVITGSQKGLMIPPGLSFIALSERAWEMVERSNLPKYYFSLKKAKKALQNGDTPWTPGIALIVALDVALKMIREEGLENIWIRHEKLSLAVREGCKALGLRLFGHPPSHAVTAVYFPDGIDRKEFQKVLKYKYGITVAGGQEHLKDKIFRISHLGYYDELDIVGVISALEMALKDVGYEGFNPGDGVRAVQRVFAEFEGVVEKRNEDDEFPNCCH, encoded by the coding sequence ATGAAAAAGCGACTTTTTACACCTGGACCGACGCCTATTCCAGAGGAAGTTTCGCTTGCACTTGCTCAACCGATAATTCATCACAGGAATCCGGAATTTATTGAGATTTTTTCAAGGGTTAATGAAAACTTAAAATATCTTTTCCAGACGAAGCAAGATGTTTATACTTTGACGAGCAGTGGGACTGGGGCTATGGAGGCAGCTGTTGCAAATTTGCTTTCAAGTGGTGATAAGGCGATATTTGTCAATGGTGGGAAATTTGGAGAAAGATGGGGGGAGATATGCAGGGCATATGGAGTAGAGGCAATTGAAATTAAAATTGAATGGGGGAGGGCTGTCACACCTGAAGAAATTGAAACGGAATTAAAGAGAAATCCTGATGTCAAAGCAGTTTTCTTGACGCATAGCGAGACATCAACTGGGGTTTTTACTGATGTTAAGGAGATAGCAAAGATTGTCAGCGAGAATTCAAACGCTGTTACGGTCGTTGATGGTATAACCTCTGTTGGTGCGCATGAGCTGTATATGGACGAGTGGGGGCTTGATGTTGTCATCACAGGTTCACAGAAAGGGTTGATGATACCGCCAGGGCTTTCGTTCATAGCGTTGAGTGAAAGAGCTTGGGAGATGGTTGAGCGTTCCAATTTGCCGAAGTATTATTTCAGTTTGAAGAAAGCTAAAAAGGCACTCCAAAATGGGGATACGCCTTGGACTCCGGGTATTGCGCTTATAGTTGCGCTTGATGTGGCTTTGAAGATGATAAGGGAAGAGGGTTTGGAGAATATATGGATAAGACATGAAAAACTTTCGCTTGCCGTCAGAGAAGGTTGCAAAGCGCTTGGACTTAGATTGTTTGGACATCCACCTTCGCATGCCGTGACAGCCGTTTATTTCCCGGACGGAATTGATAGAAAAGAATTTCAAAAGGTTTTAAAGTATAAATATGGGATAACGGTTGCTGGTGGACAGGAGCATTTGAAGGATAAAATTTTTAGAATTTCACATCTTGGATATTACGATGAGCTTGATATAGTTGGTGTTATATCTGCGCTTGAGATGGCTTTAAAGGATGTCGGTTATGAGGGGTTTAATCCTGGCGATGGCGTTAGGGCTGTTCAAAGGGTTTTCGCTGAGTTTGAAGGCGTGGTTGAAAAAAGGAACGAAGACGATGAATTTCCAAATTGTTGTCATTGA
- the ilvB gene encoding biosynthetic-type acetolactate synthase large subunit, translated as MGIEIFVRSLIEENVEVIFSCPGNAVLGILDAILEISEIKIVLTRHELGAVFSASGYARATGKPGVVLASSGPGASNLVTGIADANMDSVPLVIFTAQVPTKLIGNETFQEVDIVGITRPITKHNFLVTKIEELTNIIKSAFYIATTGRPGPVLVDLPRDILAEKFTFDYPEKVNLRGYNPIYSAHSGQIKRAAEIINNSSRPVIIAGGGVIISNAFGELRELARRINSPVTTTLMGQGVYPEDDPLSLGMLGMHGTWYANTTVNESDCVIAIGSRLDERVTGDFNKFAPKAKKIHIDIDPASISKNVKADVPIVGDVKDALKKLIPLVKNLNNEEWLSQIKKWKNEHPLKYKATDKVCVQFVIEKLRDLTGANAVIVTDVGQFQMWTAQFFKFLYPRTHITSGGLGTMGFSLPASIGVATAIKDRPVISINGNRGFQINLQELATIKAYNLPIKILIFNDEHIDITRQWQELHWRKRFDEILIDSSCPDFTKIADAYGIQSFKVEWASDVEPTLKKALALKDKPVLIEFKTIYEENIYPYIPIGGSVSDIIEGGK; from the coding sequence ATGGGAATTGAAATTTTTGTCCGCTCTTTAATTGAAGAAAATGTTGAAGTTATCTTCAGTTGCCCTGGAAACGCAGTCCTCGGAATACTTGATGCTATACTTGAAATCTCCGAAATTAAAATTGTGCTAACAAGACATGAACTTGGGGCGGTTTTTTCAGCAAGTGGTTATGCAAGGGCAACGGGAAAACCAGGAGTTGTGCTTGCCTCCTCAGGACCTGGAGCGTCAAACCTCGTAACTGGAATAGCAGATGCAAATATGGACTCTGTTCCACTGGTCATTTTCACAGCACAAGTTCCAACAAAATTAATTGGGAACGAGACATTTCAAGAAGTTGACATAGTTGGGATAACAAGACCTATAACAAAACATAATTTCCTTGTCACTAAAATAGAAGAATTGACAAACATTATAAAATCCGCTTTTTACATTGCAACAACCGGCAGACCAGGTCCTGTATTGGTTGATTTGCCAAGGGATATACTCGCTGAAAAGTTCACATTTGACTATCCCGAAAAAGTGAACCTTCGCGGTTATAACCCAATCTATTCGGCACACTCAGGGCAAATAAAAAGAGCAGCAGAGATAATAAACAATTCTTCAAGACCTGTTATAATAGCAGGTGGTGGTGTCATCATAAGCAATGCCTTTGGTGAATTGAGGGAGCTCGCAAGGAGAATAAACTCACCAGTTACAACTACACTTATGGGTCAAGGTGTTTATCCCGAGGATGACCCTCTATCACTTGGTATGCTTGGGATGCACGGAACTTGGTATGCAAACACTACTGTAAACGAGTCCGACTGCGTAATTGCCATCGGCTCACGGCTTGATGAAAGAGTTACAGGGGACTTCAACAAATTCGCTCCAAAAGCAAAAAAAATTCATATTGATATTGACCCAGCTTCAATAAGCAAAAATGTCAAAGCCGATGTTCCAATCGTCGGCGATGTCAAGGACGCTTTAAAAAAACTAATCCCTCTTGTGAAAAATTTAAATAACGAAGAATGGCTATCGCAGATCAAAAAATGGAAAAACGAACATCCTTTGAAATACAAAGCAACCGATAAGGTCTGCGTTCAATTCGTGATTGAAAAGTTGAGGGACTTAACAGGAGCAAACGCAGTCATAGTCACAGATGTTGGACAATTCCAAATGTGGACAGCTCAGTTTTTCAAATTTCTATACCCGAGAACACACATAACAAGTGGTGGACTTGGAACAATGGGATTTTCACTCCCCGCCTCAATAGGTGTTGCAACAGCAATAAAAGATAGACCAGTAATATCAATCAATGGAAATCGCGGTTTTCAAATCAACCTGCAAGAACTTGCAACAATCAAGGCATACAACCTCCCGATCAAAATTTTAATTTTTAACGATGAACACATTGACATAACAAGACAATGGCAAGAACTACATTGGAGGAAAAGATTTGACGAGATTTTAATTGACAGTTCATGCCCCGATTTTACTAAAATAGCAGATGCTTATGGGATTCAAAGCTTTAAAGTTGAATGGGCAAGCGATGTTGAACCGACTTTGAAAAAGGCGCTCGCATTGAAAGATAAGCCAGTGTTAATTGAGTTCAAAACAATCTACGAGGAAAATATCTACCCGTATATCCCAATCGGAGGAAGTGTAAGCGATATAATTGAAGGAGGGAAATAA